In the genome of Helicovermis profundi, the window GATTAAACATATATGAAGGATTATCTTCATTTAGTAATTTATCCGTATTAAACAAATTATCTTTTACAAGACTTGGATAAATTCCTGCAAGTAAAATAATTAATGAAAGAGCAAAAACTATTATCTTTTTACTAACATCAAATTCTACTTTTTTATCTGTAATATATTTAATATTTGATTCTTTACCTTCTTCTCCTGGATCCCAAAGTTTAACTAATAATCTGATAAAATAAGCACCTTCTACTATTGTTGCAAGTAGTATAAAAGCTGCTACTAGTAAACTTGATTTTGAAAACAATCCTAAAAGAAGGTTTATTTTTGAATAGAAACCGTAAAATAAAGGTAAACCTATAAGAGAAAGTGCTGATACAGTGAAAGCAAAACCAATTAATTTATTCTCTGCAAAAAGTCCCTTTAAACTATCAACATCGTCAGTAGCAGCTTCATCAGATATTCTACCAGCTACTGTAAACATAATGGCTTTTGCTATAATATTATTAAGTAATTGAAGCACTGCTGGAAAAATAAGTCCTGATACAAATAATAGTGCTACTAGACCAGACTGAGCTATACTAGAAAAAACCAATATTTCTCTTAACTTTGTTTTACTAAATGCCGAGGCTTCTCCTGCTATTAAAGTTACTAAACCAATAACAATTAATACGCCTTTTAAATAACTACTTACCAATAATACTTGTCCAAACACTCTTCCAAATACAAATAAAATAGTACCAGCATAAACAGATGCAAATAATGCACCTATCAAACTATTTGTATTACCATAAACGCCCTTTGCCCAGCCGTTAAATGGAAGTAATTTAGCTTCTACAGCTAATCCAACAAAGATTAACATCATAGGAACTATAAGCTTATTTGCGTCATAAGAAACCATTTTCGAGCTAATATCGGCCATATTTAAACTTCCAAATATCGCATATAGAACAATAAGCCCAAATAAATACAGCCCTGAACCTAATGTACCTAGTGTTAGATAGTTAAAAGAATATTTATATTTTTTTGATTCTGTAGAAAGTATATAAGCAGTTATAGAAACAATCTCTAAAAATACAAATAAATTAAATAAATCTCCCGTTAAAAGCATTCCATTTAGTCCTGCAAGAGATACTAAAAGTACAGTAGAATACTTATTTATTTTCTCACTAGACATTACAATTACAAGTAAAAATAAAATATTTATTGAAATTACAGCTAAATGAGAATAACTATCTAAATTTAGGTTGATACCATAGGGAGCTTTAAATCCTCCAATAATATAGTTTCCATTTTGTATAATAAATACTTGTAAAACATTAAAAATAGCTGCTAAAAAAAGAAGTGTTTTTTTGCTCTTTTTTAATGCAATAGATAAAAATGCCATTAATAAGGGAATTACAATTAAAAGTACTGGATTAGTCATTATTAATACCTCCTATCTCTTCAAGATCTAAAGAATTATAAGTAGTATACATTTTTCTTGCAATCCCAAGAGCAAGAGCAGTAGTACCTAGTCCAATTACAATAGACGTAAGAACTAGCGCCTGCGGAAGTGGATCTACAAATATTAGTGCTGAACTATTATTAACTGATGTTAATATAGGTGCAACACCTCCACTTACAAACCCAACGCTTATAATGAAAATATTTAATCCAACTTCAAATATATTTAATGCAACAATTATTTTAATTATGTTTTTATTAATTAATAGACCATATATACCTATTAACATAAGTAATATCGAAACGTATTGTATCATTATTCATTGACCTCCTCTTTCAGGAAATCTGTAATAATTCCTGTTAGTTCCGAGCCAACCTTTAGTCCTACAAGAACATACACGATTGGAACAATACCCGCACTAAATAAATTACCCACAACTCCTGTGTTTAAGAAGTTACTTAAGAAATAACCAGCTGTAAATAAGCCAAATATTCCAACAAGTACATATAAACTACCCATAAGGCTCTCAGTAAGTTTAAATGAACTCATCTTCGCTCTAAAGTTTTCATCTGATAAATATAGTAATAAAACTGCCGAGGCAATCATGCTACCACCTGGAAAACCACCACCAGGAGTTAAATGCCCATGAGTGAAAATATAAATTCCTATAAGTGCAATTAGTGGAAACACCGTTTTAGCTCCAACTCTTAATATAAAATTCGCTTTATATTTAAGTGTTAATTTACCACCAAAAGAACCAAGTAAGAGAGCAACTCCAAGTGAAGAGACAAAAAGCACAGTTACTTCACCGAGTGTATCAAAGGATCTATAGTTTACAACAATTGAAGTAACATAGTTAGAAGAACCCGTTTCTAAATTAGAAGACTTGTTATATTCAACTATTTCATTATCATTTGTAACACTTTTTGTAATAAATTTATTTGAAACTCTATCATTAAGATTTACTTTTCCAAAGCTTCCAAATGCATCATTAGCGTATATTCCACTAAAAATAAAAAAGCCTAAAATTCCAAGGAATAAAATTGCTACTATTTTTTTCATTTTTTGTCACCTACTTTCTTCATTGATAATAGGGTGAACAAAAATACTGCTGTTACAAGACCAGAACCAATTACTGCTTCAGTGATTGCAACATCAGGAGAACGCATAATTACAAAACTTACAACAGCAAGCATACTTAAAAACGACAAATAGATTATTGAATTAATCATTTTTTTACTGCTAACTGCAAGAATAGCTAATATAAGTAACAACAAGGAAGTAACAATTTCAACTATATTAATTATTTTCATAATTTTCTTCCTCCTCATTATTGTAAAAATCTTTTAATTCATCAATTTTAGTCCTCTTATCAACCTTAATATTTGATAAATATGCGCTGCGAATAAGAGCACTACTTCCAATTGGATTTGTTATTGCAATAAATACAGCTATTAGTAAAAGTTTTGGAGTCCACGAAGGATTAAGTATTGCTATACCTATTAGTAAAGCTAAAGTACCAAGCGTTGTTGCTTTCGTTGCTGCCTGAGATCTATTATATACATCTGGCATACGAAATACTCCAAGACCACCAATAGCATAAAAAAACGCACCTACAATCAAGAAAAAATTCGCTAAAAATATCATATGCGACCCTCCAAATATCTTGCAAATACTACAGTTTCAATAAACGAAAGAATTGCATATACAATTGCAATATCTAAATATAATTCATTATTAAAAATAAATCCAATAAAAACTAAAGCGCCAGTTATAATAATATTAATAATATCTAAACTAAGCACTCTATCAAAAGTAGAAGGTCCAATAACGAGTCTTAGAAAAGTAAATAATATTCCAATTCCAATAAGTAAAAATACCAATGTATTCATCAATTGAAAATACCCCCTAGAATTTTCTCAAAAGAACCCGAAACATTCTTTTGGTATTCTTCGTTATTACTTCCTTTAACATCAATCCAATGAATATATACACTATCATCTGATACATCAACAGATATTGTACCTGGTGTAAGCGTTATTGAATTTGCTAAAGTAAGTCTTCCATATTCACTTTTTATATTCGTAGGTATTCTAACAAAACCTGGATTAATAGGCATCGACGGGCTAAGTACCCTATATGCCACATCAAGATTCGCCTTAATTAATTCAAGTAAAAATACTGGAATATATACTACAAAAAATTTAATAATCTTTGGAATACTGTTAAAAGAAAATTCATAGTCAATTATACTTCTAATAACATAAGAAAGTAACACTGAAACAACAAATCCTAAAATCAATTCATTAGTATTTAATCCAGTTAACAAAATCCATGTAATCCAAATTATTGAAAAAGTTGATACACCTTTTTTCAAAATTCTCCCCCCTTTTTTTAACATTAAAATCTTACCTCTTAGCTATAACTTTATATCTTTTATATGTAGCCTAACTAATCAAAATTCTTTCCTTTTAAAAGCAATTTTACAATTTTTACAACATCATCATCCAAAATTTTATATGTAACTTCAAGTCCTTTTCTTTTACCTTCAACAATTCCATTCATTCTAAGTTTTGCTAAATGTTGTGAAATTGTAGATTGAGGTTTTCCTAGTACTTTCATCATTCTAGTTACATTACATTTTTTTTGATTAATTAGACAATCTAAAATACAAAGCCTAATCGGATGAGCGATTGCTTTTAATAATTCTGCTCTTTTTTCTAAATACTCCATCTTTCGTATTTTTTCATTCAATATATCAATATTGATTTTTATCTCCTCCCATTAGTCTTATATTCTAAAATCGTAATATAAAGATATAGCAAATCTAATTTCATCGTAGCATATAGACATTGCCAATACAATAAATCTATATTTTAACAAAATTATCTAATTATTAACATTCAAGTATGATAATTATCAAACAATATATTATTAAGTAGATACCCAAAAAATATTAAGAAAATTAAATATTTTAAGAAAATACTAAAAAAAAAGCAAAATGTATATCAAATACACTTTGCTTTTTACTAAAAAAATATTCAATTGTTATATTTTAAATTACATTATTTTGGAAGTTCACTTAAATTTTTTTCTAAAAAAATCATTATCGAATAATTTAAGTTGAATTTACCAACTTTTTTTTACTTATATCATAATCGAATTCACGAACCTAAAGTTTTTATTCTCCTTCTTTATACGGATTTTCAATTTTTCCTTCTTTAAGCGATTTAATTACCTCTTCAACTTTTGATTTTTGCTCATCTGTTATTTGATCAGTCCACTCCATCCCAAGAACTCCTTCAGCCCAGCCTTGAGAGATTCCTTCAGGTTTTAATGTACCATCAACTAATTTTTTTACAACAAATTCAAATAATTTTGGAGTGTTATATACAATACTTGCAAGCACTGTTCCCTTAGCTACATCATTTTGAGGTGCAATATAACCTACAGCTTTAACATTATTAGTTTTAGCTGCATCAATTGAACCTAATCCTACTTGATTAGCTGAGCAAAATACAACGTCTGCTCCTGATTCTATCATAGCTGTTGCAGTTTCTTTTCCTTTAGAAATATCATCCCATGAATTCACATAAGTTTTACTTACAGATATAGAAGGGTCAACTGCCATAGCACCCGCTTCAAAAGCATCTAAAGTTCCTTCAATTACAGGAAATGGGAACGATCCAATTGCGCCAAGTTTTTTAGAAGTAGTATTCATTCCTGCAATTGTTCCAGCAACATATCCACCTTCCCACTCTCTAATACCAATACCACCAACATTAGGTGCGATTCCTTCTTCTGAATTAATAATCATAAAATAAGTATCAGGATATTGAGGAGCAATTTTTTTAGCAGCATCTAAAAATTGGATTCCATGACCAAAAACTAAATCATATTTTTTTTCACCATAATCTCTAAAAGTCGCTTCAAAATCAGCTTGTTGAACACTTTCAACATATTCCATTTTAATACCCATATCTTTTTCTACCATTTGAAGTCCTGCATAAGCAGTAGCATTCCATCCTTGATCATTAATAGGTCCAGGTAGAACTAATACAATTTTATAATCTTTTGCACCATCTTTTGTAGCTGTTTCTTCAGCTGGTTTTGATGCGCAGCCTGTAAATACAAGCATCATCACAACAACTAAGGCAATTAAAGCATTCATTTTTCTTTTTAACATTTTTTATCCCCCTTTTTTAAATAAAACACTCTCTATAGTTTTCAGCAAAGCTGTAACTACTATTGTTTATAATATGGCTTTCCTAATGAATTAGGTGGTTTATTGTATCCAACTAAGCCTGTTAAAGCAATAATTGTTATTATATATGGTAGCATTAACAGCAATTGATAGGGTATCCCTACTCCTGCAGCTTGAAGTCTTATTTGAAGTGCATCTGCAACACCAAAAATTAATGATGCAATTAAAATACCCTTTGGTTTCCATTTACCAAAAATAATGGCTGCAACTGCAATAAAGCCTCTTCCTGAAACCATATTATCTACAAACATATTAAACTGACCAAGTGATAGAAAAGCACCACCAATTCCTGCAAGCGCACCGCTAATCAGTACACCAGTATATCTGATTTTTATAACATTTATACCAACAGTATCAGCTGCTTTAGGATGCTCTCCAACAGATCTTACTTTTAACCCCCACATAGTTTTAAAAAGTAAAAACGAAGTTATCGGTACAAGTAAAAGTGCTATATACACTAAAACCGTTTGATTAAACATAATTGGTCCAATAATGGGTATATCAGCAAGCAGTGGTATTCTAACAGGGTGAAAAGAATCTACTTTAATCGGAACTGTTGTTATTCCAAATAACGCTCTATATAAAAAACTTGTAAGTCCTACAGCAAGCATATTTATAGCGATTCCACTTACAATTTGATCAATTTTTATCGTTATAGTTATATAAGCAAATAATAAGGCCATTAACATACCTGAGATCATTGCTACTAGTATCCCTACCCAGTGATTACCACTATAATAAGATCCAACTACACCAAATAAAGCTCCCATAAGCATTATTCCTTCAAGTCCAATATTTACGACGCCACTTCTTTCTGAAAACATTCCTCCAAGAGCAGAAAACAAAATTGGAACAGACATTCTAAGAGCGGCAGAAAGAAGTGCTACTAAAAAGGTAACTGTAAGTATATTAGTAATAGCCATTATATTCTACCTCCTTTATTAGCAAAATATAGTTCGATTTTAGGAAGTAAAATATTGCCTGAAAGTACAAATATTATTATCAAAGCTTGAATTATACTCACAACATTTGCTGGAACACCTACACCCCTTTGCATTGCACTTGCACCAGTTTTAAGCATTCCAAGTAAAAGTGCACTTATTATAACTCCAATTGGATTTCCCCTTCCAAGTAAAGATGCAGCAATACCATCAAAACCTACTCCGCTTGAAAAATTATCAAGTAATCTATGATGTATTCCATTAATTTCAGTAAAACCAGCAATACCAGCAAGCGCACCAGAAATAGCAAGCGCTATCATCATATTTGTTTTAATGTTTATACCAGCATATTCGGCTGACTGAGAATTATAACCAACTGCCCTAAGTTTATAACCAAACGGAGTTTTCTTAATCACAATATATATTACAATTGCAAATACTATGGCAATTATTATACCTAAATGAAATCTCGTGTTTTTAAGTAATATTGGTAAAAAAGCTGTATTTGATATTAAATCCGTTTGTGGATAAAAACCACTCGCTTCTCTTAGAGGTTTATCAACCATTAAGCTCACAAAATATATTGCAATATAATTCATCATTATTGTAGTTATAATTTCACTAGCATTAAAAAAAGCTTTTAAAAGTCCAGGAATAGCCCCCCATATACCTCCAGCAATTATTGCAGCAATTAATGATAATGTTACAGCAATAAAAGGATTTAAATTTGTACTATGAAGTCCAACAAATACCGCTGCGACTGCACCCATAAACATTTGACCTTCTCCACCAATATTAAAAAGCCCTGCTTTATAAGCAAACGTGAAAGCAAGTCCAGTCATGATTATTGGAGCTGCTTTTGCAAACACTTCTGAAATTTTATAAATACTAGTAAAGTTATCAAAAATTAAATAACTATAAGCTTTGATTGGGCTTACTTTTATAAAAAGTAAAAGCAAACTGCTTACAAGTAGTGCTAAGACTACTGCAACTAATGGAACTAATAAAGCTAAAATTCTTTCCATATTATTTTTTGATTTGCTTGAAGTCATAAAGTTAAAATATTTTTTTAATTTTTTATCCATTTTCAAGCCCCCTTCTATGAATTCTAGCGTCTTCAAGAGGCTGACCTGCCATCATAAGCCCAAGTAAGTTTTCATCAAATTCTTCTTTATCAATAATCCCCATTATTTCCCCGCTATGAAGTACTGCAATTCTATCGCTTAAAGCATTTATTTCTGTGATTTCGGTAGAAATAAGTAGAACGGCAGTTCCTTTCTCTCTCTCTTTTAAAATCTGTCCATGAATAAATTCAATTGCTCCAATATCAACACCTCTAGTTGGCTGCATTGCAATAAGTAGAATTGGCTTTCTATCAATTTCTCTTGCAACTACAATTTTTTGTTGATTACCACCTGAAAGTTTTTTTGCAAGTGTATCTTTGTTTAGAGTCTTAATATTATACTCTTCAATCATTTTATTTGAATGTTCATCTATTTTTTCAAAATCAAAAAACATATTTTTAGCAAATGGAGGCTTATTAAATACTTGAAGTATAATATTTTCACTAACCGAAAAATCAAGTACTAGCCCTCTTCTATGCCTATCTTCTGGAATATAACCAATTCCATAATTAGTTCTTTCTTTAATATGTTTTCCGTTAAGTACATTGTCTAAGAGTCTAATTTCACCATCAATATTTTTAATTAATCCTGTAATAGCTTCAGCGAGTTCATTTTGACCATTACCATCTACTCCTGCTATCCCAAGAATTTCGCCTTTTTTAACTGTTAGGTTAATATTTTTTAGCGCATCTACGCCATTACTTTTTTTATAACTCAAATTACTAATACTAAGAATAGTTTCATCAAAACATTTTTTTCTATCTGATTTAAGTTTTTTAATGTCTCTTCCTATCATTAGCTTTGTAAGCTTCATTTCGTTAGTTTCATTTGTATTTACAACATCAATTACTTTACCATCTCTAAGTACAGTAACTCTATCAGAAACCTCTAATACTTCATTTAGCTTATGAGTAATTAGTATTATAGACATACCATTTTGAGACATAATTTTTAATGTCTTAAATAAGTCTTTCGTTTCTTGCGGTGTTAATACTGCTGTAGGCTCATCCATAATAAGTAGTTTTGCACCTCTATAAAGTGCTTTTACAATCTCAACTCTTTGCTGAGTTCCTACAGAAATATTTGATACATAATCATTTATAGGTATGTCCATACCGTATTTATTTGCTATTTCAAGTATTTTTTTTTCAGATTTTTTTTTATCAATAACAAAACTATGATCTTTTTTCATACCCATAATAATATTTTCAAGAACAGTATGTACTGGTACTAGCATAAAATGCTGATGTATCATTCCTATTCCAATATCAATTGCGTCTTTAGCTGAATGAAAGTCAACCTTCTTATTTTCAAAATATATATGACCTTCTTCAGGTTTATATAAGCCATAAAGACAATTCATTAAAGTTGATTTACCAGCACCATTTTCACCAAGCAAGGAATGAATTTCTCCTTTTCTTACATCAAAATTAACACAATCATCTGCAATCAATGTTCCAAATCTTTTCGTAACTGATTCCATTTTTAATATTACTTCCATCAAAACCCCCCTGATCATATAATATGTATATATTTAAGTATAAGCGAATAATTTTTATTAC includes:
- a CDS encoding complex I subunit 5 family protein produces the protein MTNPVLLIVIPLLMAFLSIALKKSKKTLLFLAAIFNVLQVFIIQNGNYIIGGFKAPYGINLNLDSYSHLAVISINILFLLVIVMSSEKINKYSTVLLVSLAGLNGMLLTGDLFNLFVFLEIVSITAYILSTESKKYKYSFNYLTLGTLGSGLYLFGLIVLYAIFGSLNMADISSKMVSYDANKLIVPMMLIFVGLAVEAKLLPFNGWAKGVYGNTNSLIGALFASVYAGTILFVFGRVFGQVLLVSSYLKGVLIVIGLVTLIAGEASAFSKTKLREILVFSSIAQSGLVALLFVSGLIFPAVLQLLNNIIAKAIMFTVAGRISDEAATDDVDSLKGLFAENKLIGFAFTVSALSLIGLPLFYGFYSKINLLLGLFSKSSLLVAAFILLATIVEGAYFIRLLVKLWDPGEEGKESNIKYITDKKVEFDVSKKIIVFALSLIILLAGIYPSLVKDNLFNTDKLLNEDNPSYMFNLKGGM
- a CDS encoding sodium:proton antiporter → MIQYVSILLMLIGIYGLLINKNIIKIIVALNIFEVGLNIFIISVGFVSGGVAPILTSVNNSSALIFVDPLPQALVLTSIVIGLGTTALALGIARKMYTTYNSLDLEEIGGINND
- a CDS encoding Na(+)/H(+) antiporter subunit B is translated as MKKIVAILFLGILGFFIFSGIYANDAFGSFGKVNLNDRVSNKFITKSVTNDNEIVEYNKSSNLETGSSNYVTSIVVNYRSFDTLGEVTVLFVSSLGVALLLGSFGGKLTLKYKANFILRVGAKTVFPLIALIGIYIFTHGHLTPGGGFPGGSMIASAVLLLYLSDENFRAKMSSFKLTESLMGSLYVLVGIFGLFTAGYFLSNFLNTGVVGNLFSAGIVPIVYVLVGLKVGSELTGIITDFLKEEVNE
- a CDS encoding Na(+)/H(+) antiporter subunit B encodes the protein MKIINIVEIVTSLLLLILAILAVSSKKMINSIIYLSFLSMLAVVSFVIMRSPDVAITEAVIGSGLVTAVFLFTLLSMKKVGDKK
- the mnhG gene encoding monovalent cation/H(+) antiporter subunit G — translated: MIFLANFFLIVGAFFYAIGGLGVFRMPDVYNRSQAATKATTLGTLALLIGIAILNPSWTPKLLLIAVFIAITNPIGSSALIRSAYLSNIKVDKRTKIDELKDFYNNEEEENYENN
- a CDS encoding monovalent cation/H+ antiporter complex subunit F, with amino-acid sequence MNTLVFLLIGIGILFTFLRLVIGPSTFDRVLSLDIINIIITGALVFIGFIFNNELYLDIAIVYAILSFIETVVFARYLEGRI
- a CDS encoding Na+/H+ antiporter subunit E gives rise to the protein MKKGVSTFSIIWITWILLTGLNTNELILGFVVSVLLSYVIRSIIDYEFSFNSIPKIIKFFVVYIPVFLLELIKANLDVAYRVLSPSMPINPGFVRIPTNIKSEYGRLTLANSITLTPGTISVDVSDDSVYIHWIDVKGSNNEEYQKNVSGSFEKILGGIFN
- a CDS encoding metalloregulator ArsR/SmtB family transcription factor translates to MNEKIRKMEYLEKRAELLKAIAHPIRLCILDCLINQKKCNVTRMMKVLGKPQSTISQHLAKLRMNGIVEGKRKGLEVTYKILDDDVVKIVKLLLKGKNFD
- a CDS encoding BMP family protein yields the protein MLKRKMNALIALVVVMMLVFTGCASKPAEETATKDGAKDYKIVLVLPGPINDQGWNATAYAGLQMVEKDMGIKMEYVESVQQADFEATFRDYGEKKYDLVFGHGIQFLDAAKKIAPQYPDTYFMIINSEEGIAPNVGGIGIREWEGGYVAGTIAGMNTTSKKLGAIGSFPFPVIEGTLDAFEAGAMAVDPSISVSKTYVNSWDDISKGKETATAMIESGADVVFCSANQVGLGSIDAAKTNNVKAVGYIAPQNDVAKGTVLASIVYNTPKLFEFVVKKLVDGTLKPEGISQGWAEGVLGMEWTDQITDEQKSKVEEVIKSLKEGKIENPYKEGE
- a CDS encoding ABC transporter permease; this encodes MAITNILTVTFLVALLSAALRMSVPILFSALGGMFSERSGVVNIGLEGIMLMGALFGVVGSYYSGNHWVGILVAMISGMLMALLFAYITITIKIDQIVSGIAINMLAVGLTSFLYRALFGITTVPIKVDSFHPVRIPLLADIPIIGPIMFNQTVLVYIALLLVPITSFLLFKTMWGLKVRSVGEHPKAADTVGINVIKIRYTGVLISGALAGIGGAFLSLGQFNMFVDNMVSGRGFIAVAAIIFGKWKPKGILIASLIFGVADALQIRLQAAGVGIPYQLLLMLPYIITIIALTGLVGYNKPPNSLGKPYYKQ
- a CDS encoding ABC transporter permease, which translates into the protein MDKKLKKYFNFMTSSKSKNNMERILALLVPLVAVVLALLVSSLLLLFIKVSPIKAYSYLIFDNFTSIYKISEVFAKAAPIIMTGLAFTFAYKAGLFNIGGEGQMFMGAVAAVFVGLHSTNLNPFIAVTLSLIAAIIAGGIWGAIPGLLKAFFNASEIITTIMMNYIAIYFVSLMVDKPLREASGFYPQTDLISNTAFLPILLKNTRFHLGIIIAIVFAIVIYIVIKKTPFGYKLRAVGYNSQSAEYAGINIKTNMMIALAISGALAGIAGFTEINGIHHRLLDNFSSGVGFDGIAASLLGRGNPIGVIISALLLGMLKTGASAMQRGVGVPANVVSIIQALIIIFVLSGNILLPKIELYFANKGGRI
- a CDS encoding ABC transporter ATP-binding protein; this translates as MEVILKMESVTKRFGTLIADDCVNFDVRKGEIHSLLGENGAGKSTLMNCLYGLYKPEEGHIYFENKKVDFHSAKDAIDIGIGMIHQHFMLVPVHTVLENIIMGMKKDHSFVIDKKKSEKKILEIANKYGMDIPINDYVSNISVGTQQRVEIVKALYRGAKLLIMDEPTAVLTPQETKDLFKTLKIMSQNGMSIILITHKLNEVLEVSDRVTVLRDGKVIDVVNTNETNEMKLTKLMIGRDIKKLKSDRKKCFDETILSISNLSYKKSNGVDALKNINLTVKKGEILGIAGVDGNGQNELAEAITGLIKNIDGEIRLLDNVLNGKHIKERTNYGIGYIPEDRHRRGLVLDFSVSENIILQVFNKPPFAKNMFFDFEKIDEHSNKMIEEYNIKTLNKDTLAKKLSGGNQQKIVVAREIDRKPILLIAMQPTRGVDIGAIEFIHGQILKEREKGTAVLLISTEITEINALSDRIAVLHSGEIMGIIDKEEFDENLLGLMMAGQPLEDARIHRRGLENG